In Deltaproteobacteria bacterium, the following proteins share a genomic window:
- a CDS encoding ABC transporter permease — translation MKGIWRIYRNLVITDLKIRYGGSFAAKFWVLFQPMFYLLFMTVVFFGVLDVRFGGGGLTGYVSALFLGLLPFLALQESLVRASVSMFERAQLIRCYPVNKYLVPLVPCGPALITQGIATTAGILILTVVGRGHPTMLLVPAVIGIQIAGLTGLSLLAAAFFIERRELQPLLHWALQGWLFLSPVFYPQEKLPGFLGTASLGFNPLAQWAVLGRLVVIEGRVGPPEVWGVALLLNLALLAAGVFWYSHRYPVLVDRV, via the coding sequence ATGAAGGGTATCTGGCGGATTTACCGCAACCTGGTCATCACGGACCTCAAGATCCGCTATGGCGGAAGCTTCGCCGCCAAGTTCTGGGTGCTGTTCCAGCCGATGTTTTACCTGTTGTTCATGACCGTGGTCTTTTTCGGGGTTCTGGATGTCCGGTTCGGTGGCGGCGGACTGACTGGCTACGTGTCGGCCCTGTTCCTGGGCCTGCTACCCTTCCTGGCGCTGCAGGAGTCGCTCGTCCGGGCGAGCGTTTCCATGTTCGAGCGCGCCCAGCTCATCCGCTGCTACCCGGTCAACAAGTATCTGGTTCCGCTGGTCCCCTGCGGGCCTGCCCTCATCACCCAAGGGATCGCCACGACTGCGGGCATCCTGATTCTCACCGTCGTGGGTCGCGGACATCCCACCATGCTGCTGGTCCCCGCGGTGATCGGCATACAGATCGCCGGCCTGACCGGCCTGTCGCTACTGGCAGCCGCCTTTTTCATCGAGCGGCGCGAACTCCAGCCGCTCCTGCACTGGGCATTGCAGGGATGGCTGTTTCTCTCGCCTGTTTTCTATCCCCAGGAAAAACTCCCCGGCTTTCTCGGCACCGCCTCCCTTGGGTTCAACCCGCTGGCGCAGTGGGCGGTGCTGGGACGTCTCGTGGTGATCGAAGGGCGCGTGGGGCCGCCGGAAGTATGGGGTGTGGCCCTGCTCCTGAACCTCGCCCTGCTGGCGGCAGGGGTATTCTGGTACAGCCACCGCTACCCGGTGCTGGTTGACCGGGTCTGA
- a CDS encoding ABC transporter ATP-binding protein → MTGGLKASGLSKWFGRGVPPAATNNPAGGIWALADVNFTIQPGESVGLVGPNGAGKTTLLRLAAGVLTPTRGTIALSGRVSSVLELTAPFSAVLSGAENLRLALLLRGIPEDRMEIAWNEAASFSGLGDRLGKPLATYSQGMILRLGFAAATVETGDILLLDEVLLVGDEEFQIKCNRKIASILDRGTSVIFASHDLYRVEHMCRRTLWLESGRLMADGPSGEVIDTYQRSAGDRRQVAMGIWGLSGQWVNYQPQHIPVQIRNFRLFGRDRVQARQFQTGGWFGFELDSVADGTVADYDLFFYVHREDGIMISQFAYPVRGAAGRTMHVEGCIDSLPLVTGNFGLNVAVIPEGLLVGYHDPMQNRRVFAVNNSKGDRAHRSGVVTLPVIWNPFQRGGSQPGEPQP, encoded by the coding sequence ATGACCGGCGGTTTAAAAGCCTCGGGGCTTTCCAAATGGTTCGGGCGGGGAGTTCCGCCCGCCGCTACCAATAACCCGGCGGGCGGCATCTGGGCCCTGGCAGACGTGAATTTCACGATCCAGCCGGGCGAATCGGTCGGTCTCGTCGGCCCCAATGGGGCCGGGAAAACCACCCTGCTCCGGCTCGCTGCCGGAGTTCTTACTCCCACACGCGGCACAATTGCCCTGAGCGGCCGGGTATCAAGTGTCCTTGAGCTCACGGCCCCTTTCTCGGCCGTTCTGTCGGGCGCCGAGAACCTCCGTCTTGCACTCCTGCTTCGCGGCATCCCCGAAGATCGCATGGAGATTGCATGGAACGAGGCGGCCAGTTTCAGCGGTCTTGGCGACCGGCTGGGAAAACCACTCGCCACCTATTCACAGGGAATGATCCTGCGCCTGGGGTTCGCCGCCGCCACGGTTGAGACGGGTGACATCCTCCTGCTGGACGAAGTGCTGCTCGTGGGCGATGAGGAGTTCCAGATCAAGTGCAACCGCAAGATCGCCTCGATCCTTGATCGTGGCACATCGGTCATCTTCGCCTCCCATGACCTATACCGCGTGGAACACATGTGCCGCCGGACCCTGTGGCTGGAATCCGGGCGCCTCATGGCGGATGGACCCAGCGGCGAAGTAATCGATACCTACCAGCGTTCGGCCGGCGACCGGCGGCAGGTCGCCATGGGCATATGGGGACTTTCGGGCCAGTGGGTGAACTATCAGCCACAACATATCCCGGTACAAATCCGGAATTTCCGCCTGTTCGGACGCGACAGGGTACAGGCACGCCAGTTCCAGACCGGAGGCTGGTTCGGCTTCGAACTGGACTCGGTCGCCGACGGGACCGTGGCTGATTACGACCTCTTTTTTTACGTGCACCGGGAAGACGGTATCATGATCAGCCAGTTCGCCTATCCCGTACGTGGAGCGGCGGGCCGGACAATGCATGTGGAAGGCTGCATAGACAGCCTGCCGCTCGTTACCGGTAATTTTGGTCTGAATGTTGCTGTCATTCCTGAAGGGCTGCTGGTTGGCTACCACGATCCCATGCAGAACCGGCGGGTATTTGCCGTGAACAACAGCAAGGGCGACCGGGCCCATCGCTCCGGCGTCGTCACGCTCCCGGTCATCTGGAACCCGTTTCAGCGGGGCGGGAGCCAGCCCGGAGAGCCCCAGCCATGA
- a CDS encoding class I SAM-dependent methyltransferase, which translates to MNPDPLNIPERLTRAGYSRLTQLSLEHEARYRFAAQLAPSRRVLDVGCGEGIFLGLARDTGATELFGLDRSPEAITAARERLGENVHLQQGMAETLPYADRSFDLVCAMEVIEHLEEPGAAVAEFRRVVRPDGHVIISVPNDELLTGSNPHHRVKFSQGRFMGLLRQHFPHVRLFRLVTYAGATVLPVGHEEMSVRLPDLEHRGWTAVASMRKLGAGIQNTSALGPLSRFEVESTSGYRQVIHQLTQEVTGLKAGLRDLRQSVLYRLLHQMARGASRLDLAVPEWLLPEGFRRRPGDTPGPDGVPDRTESR; encoded by the coding sequence ATGAACCCTGACCCCTTGAACATCCCCGAGCGGCTCACCCGGGCTGGCTATTCCCGGCTTACCCAGCTTTCGCTCGAGCACGAGGCCCGCTACCGCTTCGCCGCCCAGCTCGCGCCTAGCCGCCGGGTTCTGGATGTGGGCTGTGGTGAGGGGATTTTCCTCGGTCTGGCGCGGGACACTGGTGCCACCGAACTATTCGGGCTCGACCGGTCACCAGAGGCCATTACCGCCGCACGCGAGCGGCTGGGCGAGAACGTTCATCTCCAGCAGGGTATGGCAGAAACGCTCCCTTATGCCGACCGGTCCTTTGATCTTGTCTGCGCCATGGAAGTGATCGAGCATCTGGAAGAGCCCGGCGCCGCCGTGGCCGAGTTCCGCCGTGTGGTCAGGCCAGACGGGCATGTCATTATTAGTGTGCCCAATGACGAACTCCTGACCGGTTCAAACCCCCATCATCGCGTGAAGTTCAGCCAGGGCCGTTTCATGGGTCTCCTTCGCCAGCACTTTCCCCACGTCCGGCTGTTCCGGCTCGTCACCTATGCTGGAGCAACCGTGCTGCCCGTCGGACACGAGGAAATGTCTGTCCGGCTTCCGGACCTTGAGCATCGTGGCTGGACGGCGGTCGCCTCCATGCGGAAACTCGGTGCCGGCATCCAGAACACCAGTGCACTGGGGCCCTTGTCCCGTTTTGAGGTAGAAAGTACCAGCGGATACCGGCAGGTGATCCACCAGCTCACGCAGGAGGTAACCGGGCTCAAGGCCGGCCTGAGGGACCTGCGCCAATCGGTTCTCTACCGGCTTCTTCACCAGATGGCGCGGGGAGCCTCTCGCCTCGACCTCGCCGTGCCCGAGTGGTTGCTCCCCGAAGGTTTCCGCCGCCGTCCCGGCGATACACCGGGGCCGGACGGCGTTCCGGACAGGACGGAATCCCGATGA
- a CDS encoding response regulator: MTVAKRVLVCDDDPNLSKLLKTTLERMLDVSVTTVPSGLDALELLEKEQFDLMVLDHLMPNIDGLETLKRLRNSPAGKEMPVLFYSAIDLRIVAVREGANQFLRKPSNVTEISRTCAGLLGIGMNGA; encoded by the coding sequence GTGACCGTAGCCAAGCGCGTTCTCGTCTGCGATGACGACCCCAATCTCTCGAAGCTCCTCAAGACAACGCTGGAGCGGATGCTGGACGTCTCCGTTACGACAGTGCCGTCAGGACTGGATGCACTGGAACTGCTCGAAAAGGAACAGTTTGACCTGATGGTTCTGGATCATCTGATGCCGAACATTGACGGTCTCGAAACGCTCAAACGGCTCCGGAACAGCCCCGCTGGGAAGGAGATGCCGGTACTTTTCTATTCGGCCATTGACCTCCGCATCGTCGCCGTCCGCGAAGGCGCAAACCAGTTTTTGCGCAAGCCGTCCAACGTCACCGAGATTTCACGCACCTGCGCCGGTTTGCTTGGAATCGGGATGAACGGGGCATAG
- a CDS encoding HAMP domain-containing histidine kinase, whose amino-acid sequence MTLTVGWNILMVRDYLHLRQLKERIGASHWVVLGFGSLFFALIITGLILFIIRLVRQIRLNEQQQSFIDSITHELKTPLASLSLYLETLQSRDVDPPIRNEFYGTMRKELDRLNRVIDEVLQVQTIDAFDYRDRFQTVGLGQLLDECVRDARERYGLAAEQCDWSRTGDAAVWGDMELLRVLFRNLLDNAVKYSGDRIRIRIAMDCTVPGQAVVTVSDEGVGISTSALGYVFDRFYRAPDDQVKRRSGSGLGLYLAARSVGLHKGKIEALSEGEGKGTTFRVILPVMDEAALAAVSGVQMEQTHA is encoded by the coding sequence GTGACGCTCACTGTGGGCTGGAATATCCTGATGGTGCGGGACTATCTGCACCTGCGCCAGCTTAAGGAGCGGATCGGAGCCTCGCACTGGGTGGTGCTGGGGTTCGGGTCGCTTTTTTTCGCCCTTATCATCACCGGACTCATCCTGTTCATCATCCGGCTGGTCCGGCAGATACGGCTGAACGAGCAGCAACAGTCGTTCATCGATTCGATCACCCATGAGCTGAAGACACCCCTGGCGTCGCTGTCGCTCTATCTCGAAACGCTGCAGAGCCGTGACGTGGACCCGCCAATACGAAACGAGTTCTACGGGACCATGCGCAAGGAACTCGACCGGCTGAACCGGGTTATCGACGAGGTACTCCAAGTCCAGACGATTGATGCATTTGACTACCGGGACCGGTTCCAGACGGTGGGACTGGGGCAGTTGCTTGATGAATGCGTACGGGATGCCAGGGAGCGGTACGGTTTGGCTGCGGAGCAGTGTGACTGGAGCCGGACCGGAGACGCGGCCGTATGGGGTGACATGGAACTGCTCCGGGTGCTGTTCCGCAACCTGCTGGATAACGCAGTCAAGTATAGCGGCGACCGGATCCGTATCCGGATCGCGATGGATTGCACGGTTCCCGGACAGGCGGTTGTCACGGTATCCGACGAAGGTGTCGGGATATCGACTTCCGCGCTGGGCTATGTGTTTGACCGGTTTTATCGCGCCCCGGACGATCAGGTGAAACGACGGTCTGGTTCTGGTCTTGGCCTGTATCTCGCCGCCCGGTCCGTTGGCCTGCACAAGGGAAAGATCGAGGCACTGTCAGAAGGCGAGGGTAAGGGGACGACGTTCCGGGTCATTCTGCCTGTGATGGACGAGGCCGCGCTCGCCGCCGTTTCCGGTGTGCAGATGGAGCAGACCCATGCCTAA
- a CDS encoding response regulator transcription factor, protein MPKLLLVEDDTALARGLQFNLDQEGFEVTVVDDGRVASDRVQKEKFDLVVLDGMLPGMDGTEVVRSMRKADNYTPVLMLTARSLPDDHMRGLEAGADDYLTKPFDFRVLLAHINGLLRREQWLKGNGSTGTGGPVRMGVATVDFARHELVREGEHHTLTMKEAMLLKLFATNPGRLVPRAELLEKVWDLRPDTNTRTADAFIVRLRRFIEKDPVEPQYLVTVRGLGYRYDPEGSGEPPASM, encoded by the coding sequence ATGCCTAAGCTGCTGCTGGTGGAGGACGATACGGCACTCGCGCGGGGACTCCAGTTCAACTTGGACCAGGAGGGTTTCGAAGTAACGGTCGTGGATGACGGCCGGGTGGCGAGTGACCGCGTGCAGAAGGAAAAATTCGATCTCGTCGTGCTCGATGGCATGCTGCCGGGAATGGACGGTACCGAAGTGGTACGCAGCATGCGCAAGGCCGATAACTATACGCCGGTGCTGATGCTCACGGCCCGTTCCCTGCCGGATGACCATATGCGAGGCCTCGAAGCCGGAGCGGATGACTATCTTACCAAACCGTTCGATTTCCGGGTACTGCTGGCACATATCAACGGGTTGCTTCGCCGGGAGCAGTGGCTGAAAGGGAATGGTTCGACCGGTACAGGAGGCCCGGTCCGGATGGGGGTAGCCACGGTGGATTTCGCCCGGCACGAACTGGTCCGGGAGGGAGAGCATCATACGCTGACCATGAAGGAAGCGATGCTGCTGAAGCTGTTTGCCACCAACCCCGGCAGGCTGGTCCCCCGCGCCGAATTGCTGGAAAAGGTATGGGATCTGCGGCCGGACACCAATACCCGAACGGCGGACGCTTTCATCGTCCGGCTCCGGCGGTTTATCGAGAAAGACCCGGTGGAACCCCAGTATCTTGTTACGGTGCGGGGCCTTGGGTACCGGTACGATCCGGAAGGTTCCGGCGAACCTCCCGCTTCCATGTGA
- a CDS encoding 2-oxo acid dehydrogenase subunit E2, translated as MAQRPTPVPSEKLSLWRRIALHVWGEPTSPTICATRDYDVENAIRFLDWYNSAHETHVTMTALLIKAAALSIQKYPELNRRIVAGRLYDLPTIDIAAPVNLGGQGETAMILIRDADKKTLDEIATDLKGRVRATKETSSKLENQNEIGKIIDAVPPFILGAVVRVAKFAVTNFNIAELVPNMDMSPGSFSVSSLGMNEAATFTGLALMPPAGMGVVGSMIVGRVEPKPVAENGKVVIRHRLPLMAFFDHRAVDGWKITRYGQFWQDFLKNPGAFLDIEWDMNGPSRSKGPKTAKPRRGMKNK; from the coding sequence ATGGCCCAGCGCCCGACACCCGTTCCCTCTGAAAAACTGTCGCTGTGGAGGCGCATCGCACTCCATGTCTGGGGCGAGCCCACGTCGCCCACGATCTGCGCGACCCGTGACTACGATGTCGAGAACGCCATTCGGTTTCTGGACTGGTACAACAGCGCCCATGAAACGCACGTCACGATGACTGCGCTGCTTATCAAGGCAGCGGCGCTCAGTATCCAGAAATACCCGGAACTGAACCGGCGGATTGTGGCTGGACGTCTTTACGACCTTCCCACGATCGATATCGCCGCGCCGGTGAACCTGGGAGGCCAGGGCGAGACGGCGATGATCCTGATCCGGGACGCGGACAAAAAAACGCTCGATGAAATCGCCACTGACCTGAAAGGACGGGTCAGGGCGACAAAGGAGACCAGTTCGAAGCTGGAAAACCAGAACGAGATCGGAAAAATTATCGATGCCGTTCCTCCGTTCATATTGGGAGCGGTCGTTCGGGTGGCGAAGTTTGCCGTGACAAATTTCAATATCGCCGAGCTGGTTCCGAACATGGATATGAGCCCCGGCAGTTTTTCAGTCAGCTCACTCGGCATGAATGAGGCAGCGACGTTCACGGGTCTCGCCCTCATGCCGCCTGCCGGCATGGGTGTGGTGGGATCAATGATCGTGGGGCGGGTCGAGCCTAAGCCAGTCGCCGAAAATGGAAAGGTGGTGATCCGGCACCGGTTGCCGCTCATGGCATTTTTTGATCACCGCGCTGTGGATGGCTGGAAGATCACCCGTTACGGGCAGTTCTGGCAGGATTTCCTGAAAAATCCCGGCGCCTTCCTCGATATCGAGTGGGACATGAACGGACCATCCCGGTCAAAAGGACCGAAGACAGCGAAGCCAAGACGCGGCATGAAGAACAAATAG